A part of Prolixibacteraceae bacterium genomic DNA contains:
- a CDS encoding sel1 repeat family protein produces the protein MTPCHSQSIDWLGKAEAGNLQAQYRLGKSFMVGDTIPKDIDQAITWLEKAALKQEPRAMYLLGLCYYKGEGKIQNDTTAYQYFKSSALQGYPQAQYSLALRYLKGEGVKKNEQRAFHWFRKASEAGVPQARYSVGLRLQKGEGVQMNKEMALRLYRELVLQTPHDPFFDYYLGYSYYYGTCGVKDTNAGSRYIQKAAVNGCNEAKQLLLNIRKNRNTTQQVTYF, from the coding sequence ATGACACCTTGTCACTCACAATCTATCGACTGGCTAGGCAAAGCTGAAGCTGGCAACCTACAAGCACAATATCGTTTAGGTAAATCATTTATGGTCGGTGACACCATACCCAAAGACATAGATCAAGCCATTACATGGCTCGAGAAAGCGGCATTAAAACAAGAACCACGTGCAATGTACCTCCTTGGACTTTGTTATTATAAGGGAGAAGGAAAAATACAAAACGATACTACAGCCTATCAATATTTTAAATCTTCAGCCTTACAAGGCTATCCCCAAGCCCAATATTCATTGGCATTGAGATACCTAAAAGGAGAAGGAGTTAAGAAGAATGAACAACGTGCATTTCATTGGTTTCGTAAGGCATCAGAAGCAGGAGTACCTCAAGCACGTTATTCTGTTGGTTTACGACTACAAAAAGGAGAAGGAGTGCAAATGAACAAAGAGATGGCATTAAGATTATATCGTGAATTAGTCCTACAAACACCACACGACCCTTTCTTCGATTACTATCTGGGCTATAGTTATTACTATGGAACCTGTGGGGTAAAAGACACAAACGCAGGAAGTCGATATATACAAAAAGCAGCGGTGAATGGATGCAACGAAGCGAAACAGCTACTTCTAAATATTCGTAAAAACAGAAACACCACACAACAAGTCACCTATTTTTAA
- the rmuC gene encoding DNA recombination protein RmuC gives MLETILLALILILLVYIIWGKKRNRTSENLDSDVRLEMEILRNENSQLKKGQQTHQEQRDQIIRLQTEKQNMTEQYQLLNDQCTHKNGELQKKEQELITLRASHQQISFEKDNLKTQVAQERESINVTKVQLEKEFQLLANKVLETNSERFAANNKASLDAILKPLRDHIDLFKGKVEEVYDKESKQRFSLEQEVKKLMELNQRISLDAQNLTHALKGESKVQGNWGEMILESILEKSGLRKGQEYFMEHVLRDSEGKKLRNDQGNSMRPDAVIVYPDQRKVIVDSKVSLNAYIRYCETDDPKQQQNELDLHVAAIKQHVISLSKKSYDDYPEALDFVMMFIPNEPAYMAAMKHELQLWQFAYDKRVLILSPTNLITALKLVSDLWKREHQNINALEIAERGGKLYDKFVGFVENLQKVEKSLNQAQGSFGDAFKQLYTGKDNLVKQAEKLKELGVKNKKQIPEKYTNDETPILP, from the coding sequence ATGTTAGAAACTATATTACTTGCTCTAATTCTTATTCTCCTTGTATATATCATTTGGGGAAAGAAAAGAAACAGAACTTCAGAAAACCTAGACAGTGATGTTAGGTTAGAGATGGAGATTCTCCGCAACGAAAATTCACAACTAAAAAAAGGACAACAGACACATCAAGAGCAACGAGATCAAATAATCCGTCTTCAAACGGAAAAACAAAATATGACAGAGCAATATCAATTGCTTAATGATCAATGTACACACAAAAATGGGGAGCTTCAAAAAAAGGAACAAGAACTAATTACACTCCGTGCATCACACCAACAAATTTCCTTTGAGAAAGACAACTTGAAAACACAAGTAGCACAAGAGAGAGAGAGCATCAATGTGACCAAAGTACAACTAGAGAAAGAGTTTCAGTTATTAGCCAACAAAGTACTTGAGACAAATAGTGAACGATTTGCTGCAAACAACAAAGCCTCTTTAGATGCTATTTTAAAGCCCCTAAGAGATCATATCGACCTCTTTAAGGGGAAAGTAGAGGAAGTATATGATAAAGAGTCTAAACAGCGTTTTAGCCTAGAACAGGAGGTAAAGAAATTAATGGAGTTAAACCAGCGTATCAGCTTGGATGCACAAAACCTTACCCATGCACTTAAAGGCGAAAGTAAAGTTCAAGGAAACTGGGGGGAGATGATTCTCGAATCTATCCTTGAAAAGTCAGGCCTCCGCAAAGGTCAAGAGTACTTTATGGAGCATGTGCTTAGAGATAGCGAAGGGAAGAAACTCCGTAACGACCAGGGGAATTCTATGCGCCCTGATGCAGTGATTGTATATCCTGACCAACGAAAAGTGATTGTTGACTCTAAAGTATCCTTGAACGCCTATATCAGATACTGTGAAACAGACGATCCCAAACAACAGCAGAACGAATTAGACTTACATGTAGCAGCAATCAAACAACATGTGATTTCACTAAGTAAAAAATCTTACGACGATTACCCAGAGGCATTAGATTTTGTAATGATGTTTATCCCTAATGAACCGGCCTATATGGCTGCCATGAAACATGAACTTCAACTTTGGCAATTTGCATATGACAAAAGAGTTCTTATTCTCTCCCCCACCAATCTAATCACAGCACTCAAATTGGTATCGGATCTTTGGAAGAGAGAGCACCAAAATATAAACGCTCTAGAGATAGCAGAAAGAGGAGGTAAACTTTACGATAAATTTGTGGGGTTCGTAGAGAACCTACAAAAAGTAGAAAAAAGTCTTAACCAAGCACAAGGAAGTTTTGGTGATGCTTTTAAGCAGCTTTATACAGGAAAAGATAACCTTGTAAAACAAGCTGAGAAACTCAAAGAACTAGGGGTGAAAAACAAGAAACAGATCCCTGAAAAATACACCAACGATGAGACTCCAATATTACCATAA